One genomic segment of Gemmatimonas aurantiaca includes these proteins:
- the lon gene encoding endopeptidase La — translation MPRGQRKEEILRAELPPTLPLMALRSTIVYPLGTIAVQMGAPENLALLRAHEESGLVVALMVASGDSDDAIDPAKFVGRVGVAARVHERINLPGDTVQITLQGLRRITIDAIEQVTPFAVARVQGARETPPEAAELDELVARTVAAAETLAELVDRIPNEVPQILKMNVSDPGRFADLAATNMNLRIADKEEVLQRLDIGQRIRFILSRLEREVARARVMEDVKKQTEIKIEQHQREFYLRQQLRAIQSELGEADPNEKESIDLLRRIEDAQLPDKVAAEARRETERLRMLSPASSEYQVLRTYLDWVLALPWHIRSANDQEIALSKVEDALDERHYGLDEAKERIIEYLAVRKLRGGDPTGPILCFVGPPGTGKTSLGEAIAKSIDRAFYRISVGGVRDEAEIRGHRRTYVGAMPGMLIQALRRVEVRDPVIMIDEIDKMSSGGTGGDPTAAMLEVLDPSQNSTFVDHYLNLPFDLSSVLFICTANNLFDIPGPLRDRMEVIRIAGYTIEEKVEIAQRYLIPRLLADHGLEDTDLHIPESVLGFITSRYSREAGLRTFERSIASIMRKRARAKADGDDSAWEIDAVRTEEMLGAPRFPMEEAEKEPEIGAVTGLAWTNTGGELMTIEALRMPGGGKLTVTGQLGDVMRESVDAAYSFVRSRARSLGIADREFRDADLHLHFPAGSIPKDGPSAGIAVTLALASALSRRPVRRDLALTGEVTLRGRVLEIGGVKEKVLAAYRAGLREVILPKGNEKDVRDVPQEVRAKMAFTFASAMDEVLHLALLPHPDMHPADAAPRDGAHDDAPARPSDQQSDRVQREPNQTTHDRPVDTNELQISADL, via the coding sequence ATGCCCCGCGGCCAGCGGAAGGAAGAGATCCTTCGCGCCGAGCTGCCGCCGACGCTGCCCCTGATGGCGCTGCGCTCCACGATCGTTTATCCACTGGGAACGATCGCCGTGCAGATGGGAGCCCCCGAGAATCTCGCGCTCCTCAGAGCCCACGAGGAGTCCGGTCTGGTGGTGGCGCTCATGGTGGCCTCGGGAGACAGCGACGATGCCATCGACCCCGCGAAGTTCGTGGGCCGGGTGGGCGTGGCGGCGCGGGTCCATGAGCGGATCAATCTGCCCGGTGACACGGTGCAGATCACGCTGCAGGGGCTCCGTCGCATCACCATCGACGCCATCGAACAGGTCACGCCATTTGCCGTGGCCAGGGTGCAGGGCGCCCGGGAAACCCCGCCCGAGGCGGCGGAGCTGGACGAACTCGTGGCACGGACGGTCGCCGCCGCGGAAACCCTCGCCGAACTGGTCGACCGCATCCCCAACGAAGTGCCGCAGATCCTCAAGATGAACGTCTCCGACCCGGGACGTTTTGCGGATCTCGCCGCCACCAACATGAACCTGCGCATCGCCGACAAGGAGGAGGTGCTGCAGCGTCTCGACATCGGCCAGCGCATCCGGTTCATCCTGTCGCGTCTCGAACGCGAGGTCGCGCGCGCGCGTGTGATGGAGGACGTCAAGAAGCAGACCGAGATCAAGATCGAGCAGCATCAGCGCGAGTTCTATCTGCGGCAGCAACTGCGGGCCATCCAGTCGGAGCTTGGCGAGGCCGATCCGAACGAAAAGGAATCCATCGATCTGCTGCGCCGCATCGAGGACGCGCAGTTGCCCGACAAGGTGGCCGCCGAAGCCCGTCGTGAGACCGAACGCCTGCGCATGCTCTCGCCGGCCTCCAGCGAGTACCAGGTGTTGCGCACGTATCTCGACTGGGTGCTCGCCCTGCCCTGGCACATCCGCAGCGCCAACGATCAGGAGATCGCGCTCAGCAAGGTCGAAGACGCGCTCGACGAACGGCACTACGGGCTCGACGAGGCGAAGGAACGCATCATCGAATACCTGGCGGTGCGCAAACTGCGAGGCGGTGATCCGACGGGTCCCATTCTCTGTTTCGTGGGACCGCCGGGCACCGGCAAGACCTCGCTGGGCGAAGCCATCGCCAAGAGCATCGACCGGGCGTTCTACCGCATCTCCGTGGGCGGCGTGCGCGACGAAGCCGAGATCCGCGGCCATCGCCGCACGTACGTGGGCGCCATGCCGGGCATGCTCATTCAGGCCCTCCGGCGTGTGGAAGTGCGCGATCCCGTCATCATGATCGACGAGATCGACAAGATGAGCTCGGGCGGCACCGGCGGCGATCCCACGGCGGCCATGCTGGAAGTGCTCGATCCGTCGCAGAACAGCACCTTCGTCGATCACTATCTCAATCTGCCGTTCGATCTCTCGAGCGTGCTGTTCATCTGTACGGCCAACAATCTCTTCGACATTCCCGGCCCGTTGCGCGATCGCATGGAAGTGATCCGCATCGCGGGCTACACCATCGAGGAGAAGGTGGAGATCGCGCAGCGTTATCTCATTCCGCGTCTGCTGGCCGACCATGGTCTCGAGGACACGGATCTCCACATCCCGGAGAGTGTGCTGGGGTTCATCACCAGCCGGTACTCGCGCGAAGCCGGCCTGCGGACGTTCGAACGTTCGATCGCGTCCATCATGCGCAAGCGGGCGCGGGCGAAGGCCGACGGTGACGACAGTGCCTGGGAGATCGATGCCGTGCGCACGGAAGAGATGCTCGGCGCGCCGCGTTTCCCCATGGAAGAAGCCGAGAAGGAGCCGGAGATCGGCGCCGTCACCGGTCTCGCATGGACCAATACCGGTGGCGAACTGATGACCATCGAGGCGTTGCGCATGCCGGGCGGCGGGAAACTCACCGTCACCGGACAGCTCGGCGACGTGATGCGGGAATCGGTGGATGCGGCGTATTCGTTCGTACGTTCGCGCGCCCGGTCACTGGGAATCGCCGACCGGGAATTCCGCGATGCCGATCTGCATCTGCATTTCCCTGCCGGTTCGATTCCCAAGGACGGCCCGTCGGCCGGCATTGCCGTCACGCTGGCGCTGGCGAGTGCGCTGTCGCGTCGCCCGGTGCGCCGTGATCTCGCCCTCACGGGTGAAGTCACGCTGCGTGGCAGGGTCCTCGAGATCGGCGGGGTGAAGGAGAAGGTGTTGGCCGCTTATCGGGCCGGTCTTCGGGAAGTGATCCTTCCCAAGGGGAACGAAAAGGACGTGCGGGACGTGCCGCAGGAAGTGCGGGCGAAGATGGCGTTCACGTTCGCCAGCGCCATGGATGAAGTGCTGCACCTGGCGCTGCTGCCGCATCCGGACATGCATCCGGCCGATGCGGCGCCACGCGATGGTGCGCATGACGATGCGCCGGCCCGGCCGTCAGATCAGCAATCCGATCGAGTACAACGCGAGCCCAACCAGACCACCCACGATCGTCCCGTTGATACGAATGAACTGCAGATCTCGGCCGATCTGTAG